The DNA segment ATCAAGGCTCTTTGTTGACCCTGCGAGCAGTAAAATCGGGAGTCGTTGTCATCGAACATCACTCGGAGATCATGCTTCTGTGGACCGACCAGAGAAGCTCCATATTCGATCTCGCGCCGTTCTAACTCAGTTCTGCGCTGACTTAATGCATTAAATATCTGCTCTGCTGTCCAATCAAGTGCGTCACTGCCGCTGATTTCGTAGGCGAATTTCAGTTTCAAGTCTTCGGCTCTAAAGTGATCTGCTGAATTTATGAACGAAACTGAAGGCTCAGTACTAAAAATACGAGTGGCACTTCTGCGCATTTCCGGTGCAAGTTCCCGCAAAACCTGCAGTCGCGCCTCGGTAACTTGAGTTGCTAGCAACAGAAAAACCGTCGTTAAGCTTTCCAATGAATCACGCGTGGTGATTCGCGTATCACCACCACCGATTTGTTTTAACAACACGTTGCGCGCACGCAGAGTTTTCGCGAACTCACGCAAAAGTTTTGAATCGCGTTCAGACCTTGTTGTTAGAACACTGTCGATCAACTGCCGACGTTGATCAGGGCCTTCTTTGATTGCAGCGAGACTTTCCGGACTGAACAATACCACAGGAAACAATGCCGACGTTGTGGAAAAGCCTGTGCGTTTTCCGTCCAAGTTAATCGATCTTCGTCCTTCGGCAAAATCTAAGGTCAATGCCTGTTTACCTAGGGAAGTTTGAAATCCACC comes from the Deltaproteobacteria bacterium genome and includes:
- the recF gene encoding DNA replication and repair protein RecF (All proteins in this family for which functions are known are DNA-binding proteins that assist the filamentation of RecA onto DNA for the initiation of recombination or recombinational repair.): MRRHADANLEMMLSSLRLFQFRNFANQEIPLRPGLCFFVGRNGQGKTNLLESVYMLSRGESFRPAQHDHFLQNLEETDSSFSRARVVGGFQTSLGKQALTLDFAEGRRSINLDGKRTGFSTTSALFPVVLFSPESLAAIKEGPDQRRQLIDSVLTTRSERDSKLLREFAKTLRARNVLLKQIGGGDTRITTRDSLESLTTVFLLLATQVTEARLQVLRELAPEMRRSATRIFSTEPSVSFINSADHFRAEDLKLKFAYEISGSDALDWTAEQIFNALSQRRTELERREIEYGASLVGPQKHDLRVMFDDNDSRFYCSQGQQRALILAFKIAQINVHHSTLGRYPILLLDDVMSELDADKRSRLMEYLEQTNAQVLITATDLTWSQKFSHERNAVFTVENGSVTLAASSAVRAVGVSNMLEDAAT